Proteins co-encoded in one Candidatus Polarisedimenticolaceae bacterium genomic window:
- a CDS encoding decaprenyl-phosphate phosphoribosyltransferase: protein MPEPTRSPAAALLVALRPKQWVKNVFVFAPLVFADRLFDAHAVALALATFVTFCLLSSAVYLANDVRDREADRLHPVKCRRPIAAGELSPAVAIAASVVLDAMALAAAFVIAPRVGGVATAYLVLNILYSFGLKRVVILDVMIVASGFLLRAAAGAFALDVLISHWLVLCTGLLALFLGFVKRRQEIATLTDGLGTRAILREYSLPFLDEMIGVVTAATVVAYAFYAFDPKTAEKLHTEYMGLTIPFVLYGIFRTLYLVHQRGEGENPTGLFLSDRPLQVAVLSWGVSVVLLLYFRP, encoded by the coding sequence GTGCCGGAACCGACGCGCTCTCCCGCCGCCGCTCTCCTCGTCGCGCTGCGTCCGAAGCAGTGGGTCAAGAACGTCTTCGTCTTCGCGCCGCTCGTCTTCGCCGACCGCCTGTTCGACGCGCACGCCGTCGCCTTGGCCCTGGCGACGTTCGTCACATTCTGTCTTCTTTCCTCGGCCGTGTACCTGGCGAACGACGTCCGCGACCGCGAAGCCGACCGCCTGCACCCGGTGAAGTGCCGGCGGCCGATCGCCGCCGGCGAGCTGTCGCCCGCGGTCGCCATCGCGGCGTCGGTCGTGCTCGACGCGATGGCGCTCGCCGCCGCCTTCGTCATCGCGCCGCGCGTCGGCGGGGTCGCGACGGCCTACCTCGTCCTCAACATTCTTTACTCGTTCGGCCTCAAGCGCGTCGTCATCCTCGACGTGATGATCGTCGCGTCGGGCTTTCTCCTCCGCGCGGCCGCGGGGGCCTTCGCGCTCGACGTCTTGATCTCTCACTGGCTCGTGCTCTGCACGGGCCTGCTGGCGCTCTTCCTCGGCTTCGTCAAGCGCCGCCAGGAGATCGCGACGCTGACCGACGGCCTCGGCACCCGCGCGATCCTCCGGGAATATTCGCTCCCGTTCCTCGACGAGATGATCGGGGTCGTCACCGCGGCGACGGTCGTCGCCTACGCGTTCTACGCCTTCGATCCGAAGACCGCCGAGAAGCTGCACACCGAGTACATGGGACTGACGATTCCCTTCGTCCTGTATGGAATCTTCCGGACCCTCTACCTCGTCCACCAGCGGGGGGAAGGGGAGAACCCGACCGGCCTCTTCCTGAGCGACCGGCCGCTGCAGGTCGCGGTCCTCTCGTGGGGCGTTTCCGTCGTCCTCCTGCTCTACTTCAGACCGTAA
- a CDS encoding HD domain-containing phosphohydrolase → MSVTATQSAVRHSVLVVDDSNLLRGILKEELEAEGFEVHMAEDGPQALERARDLRPDVILLDVGLPGIDGYEVCRRVKGDAATADIPVLMITALNELKDKLAGFEAGADDYLTKPFFTKELLARLRKNLRMRESIHASRRLGQSYLEMLFGIGSAITSPFKVDDEVEIILRQGLVAVGAAKGAILLLDQDHGMLEVKGTMGMDAPSDPQIGQRHRISDKLPVVDAAESGTTGIRIYEDPSRSVVFVPMVSKEKLVGGIELYLGERRGRLAVNEQKVLYALASQAAIFLVNARLERDVRSMFLSIIVSMAGAVDAKDAYTHGHSLRVARVSLIVAQQKGLAREELEPLLLSAILHDVGKIGIPDNILKKPEKLNRQEFEIMKGHAVAGAKMLQHIRALENVIPGILYHHEYWNGTGYPHGLAGEGIPLQGRIIHIGDAFDAMTTDRVYRTKIGVAGAMNEITKHAGHQFDPDLVQCLVEAHRQGLVPDGLPESTPTLHELIDRIR, encoded by the coding sequence ATGAGCGTCACCGCCACGCAATCGGCCGTCCGTCATTCCGTCCTCGTGGTGGACGACTCGAATCTCCTTCGCGGCATCCTCAAGGAAGAGCTCGAAGCCGAGGGGTTCGAGGTCCACATGGCCGAGGACGGCCCGCAGGCGCTCGAGCGCGCGCGCGACCTCCGTCCGGACGTCATCCTCCTCGACGTCGGCCTGCCCGGGATCGACGGCTACGAGGTCTGCCGCCGGGTCAAGGGCGACGCGGCGACGGCGGACATCCCGGTGCTCATGATCACGGCCTTGAACGAGCTCAAGGACAAGCTCGCCGGGTTCGAGGCCGGCGCCGACGATTACCTGACGAAGCCGTTCTTCACGAAGGAGCTCTTGGCGCGCCTCCGGAAGAATCTCCGCATGCGCGAGTCGATCCACGCGAGCCGCCGGCTGGGGCAGTCGTACCTCGAGATGCTCTTCGGGATCGGCTCGGCGATCACGTCTCCGTTCAAGGTCGACGACGAGGTCGAGATCATCCTGCGGCAAGGGCTCGTCGCCGTCGGCGCAGCGAAGGGCGCGATCCTCCTGTTGGACCAGGACCACGGCATGCTCGAGGTCAAGGGGACGATGGGGATGGACGCCCCGTCCGATCCGCAGATCGGTCAGCGGCATCGCATCTCGGACAAGCTCCCCGTCGTCGACGCCGCGGAAAGTGGCACGACCGGCATTCGCATCTACGAAGACCCGTCGCGATCCGTCGTCTTCGTCCCGATGGTCTCGAAGGAGAAGCTCGTCGGTGGGATCGAGCTGTACCTGGGCGAGCGCCGCGGCCGGCTCGCCGTCAACGAGCAGAAGGTCCTCTACGCGCTCGCGAGCCAAGCGGCGATCTTCCTCGTCAACGCGCGCCTCGAGCGCGACGTCCGCTCGATGTTCCTGAGCATCATCGTGTCGATGGCCGGCGCCGTCGACGCCAAGGACGCGTACACGCACGGGCACTCCCTCCGCGTGGCGCGCGTCTCGCTCATCGTCGCGCAGCAGAAGGGTCTCGCCCGGGAAGAGCTGGAGCCGCTCCTCCTCTCGGCGATCCTCCACGACGTCGGGAAGATCGGCATCCCGGACAACATCCTGAAGAAGCCCGAGAAGCTGAATCGCCAGGAGTTCGAGATCATGAAGGGCCACGCCGTGGCCGGCGCGAAGATGCTCCAGCACATCCGCGCGCTCGAGAACGTGATCCCCGGCATCCTCTACCACCACGAGTACTGGAACGGTACGGGCTATCCGCACGGTCTCGCGGGCGAGGGGATCCCGCTCCAGGGCCGGATCATCCACATCGGCGATGCGTTCGACGCGATGACGACCGACCGCGTGTACCGGACGAAGATCGGCGTCGCAGGCGCCATGAATGAGATCACGAAGCACGCGGGTCACCAGTTCGACCCGGACCTCGTCCAGTGCCTCGTCGAGGCGCACCGGCAAGGGCTCGTCCCCGACGGCCTCCCCGAATCGACCCCGACGCTCCACGAGCTCATCGACCGCATCCGATGA
- a CDS encoding response regulator translates to MTAPAKLRLLAVDDNRLILRVIADFFTPRGFTVVTAEGVAEAREAIDERLPDVIVSDILMPEIDGWEFFDGVRRDPRTAAIPFVFLTVEGELPQRLRGLHLGADDYLTKPFAVEELHARLVKLVERRRGGGTADALLAGSVEHLAISDLLQILSLNGKDGLVQLSEGDLSGLIAFDRGRIVHAETGSCRGTKALFRMLGWTAARFRVLPRPASFTDASITAPTAGILMDGLVALDEWVRFKELLPEDGTRLALAADARARLSGQGVNPVEFDVLARARIGATVAETIAESPHPDAQVAEAICTLLGRGVLEVDRGASLAG, encoded by the coding sequence ATGACCGCGCCCGCGAAGCTCCGCCTCCTCGCGGTCGACGACAACCGGCTCATCCTCCGCGTCATCGCCGACTTCTTCACGCCGCGCGGCTTCACCGTCGTCACGGCGGAAGGGGTGGCCGAGGCACGGGAGGCGATCGACGAGCGGCTTCCCGACGTCATCGTCTCCGACATCCTCATGCCGGAGATCGACGGCTGGGAGTTCTTCGACGGCGTGCGCCGCGACCCGCGCACCGCCGCGATCCCGTTCGTCTTCCTCACGGTCGAGGGGGAGCTGCCGCAGCGCCTGCGCGGCCTCCACCTCGGCGCCGACGACTATCTGACGAAGCCGTTCGCCGTCGAGGAGCTGCACGCCCGGCTCGTGAAGCTCGTCGAGAGGCGCCGCGGCGGCGGCACCGCCGACGCCCTGCTCGCGGGCTCCGTCGAGCATCTGGCGATCTCCGATCTTCTCCAGATCCTCTCGCTCAACGGCAAGGACGGCCTGGTCCAACTGAGCGAAGGCGACCTGAGCGGCCTCATCGCGTTCGACCGCGGCCGGATCGTTCACGCCGAGACCGGCTCCTGCCGCGGCACCAAGGCTCTCTTCCGGATGCTCGGCTGGACGGCGGCGCGCTTCCGCGTCCTCCCGCGGCCCGCGTCGTTCACCGACGCGTCCATCACGGCACCCACCGCCGGCATCCTCATGGACGGCCTCGTCGCGCTCGACGAGTGGGTCCGCTTCAAGGAGTTGCTGCCGGAGGACGGCACGCGCCTCGCCCTCGCCGCGGACGCGCGGGCACGCCTGTCGGGCCAAGGCGTCAACCCCGTCGAGTTCGACGTCCTGGCGCGAGCGCGAATCGGCGCCACCGTCGCCGAGACGATCGCCGAGAGCCCGCATCCCGACGCGCAGGTCGCGGAGGCGATCTGCACGCTCCTGGGGCGAGGCGTGCTCGAGGTCGACCGCGGAGCGTCGCTGGCGGGGTAA
- a CDS encoding cytochrome c maturation protein CcmE, whose protein sequence is MNGRRLKFIFIGCGIAATIVFMLVVATQKSNGGLAYYVTVQEFNAKGELPGHFRVNGKVRTGSIERLPGGRQVRFTIVDKASPATLPVDFTGEIPDTFVDDADVVVEGKRRADGTFEATTLLAKCPSKYEAADPGKRS, encoded by the coding sequence ATGAACGGACGCAGGCTAAAATTCATCTTCATCGGGTGCGGGATTGCGGCGACGATCGTCTTCATGCTCGTCGTGGCGACCCAGAAATCGAACGGCGGCCTCGCCTACTACGTCACCGTCCAGGAGTTCAACGCCAAGGGCGAGCTGCCCGGCCACTTCCGGGTCAACGGGAAGGTCAGGACCGGCAGCATCGAGCGCCTCCCCGGCGGGCGGCAGGTCCGCTTCACGATCGTCGACAAGGCGAGCCCCGCCACGCTGCCGGTCGACTTCACCGGCGAGATCCCCGACACCTTCGTCGACGACGCCGACGTGGTCGTCGAAGGGAAGCGCCGCGCCGACGGCACGTTCGAAGCAACGACCCTGCTCGCGAAGTGCC
- a CDS encoding glycosyltransferase family 2 protein produces the protein MIVDLVIPALDEERALPLVLADLPRHAIRQIVVVDNGSTDGTAAVAASHGCRVVAEPRRGYGSACLAGLAALASTVPPPDVVAFVDADHSDHSEELIQLLLPIESGEADLVVGSRAAGRAERGALLPQQRAGNRVAAHLIRALYGVRVTDLGPFRAIRWPSLVALGMEDRGYGWTAEMQVKAIRRGLRYREVPVSYRRRLGRSKIAGTWRGTIGAGWKIVITILRFSRGSS, from the coding sequence GTGATCGTCGACCTCGTCATCCCGGCGCTCGACGAGGAGCGCGCCCTTCCCCTCGTCCTCGCCGACCTCCCGCGCCATGCGATCCGGCAGATCGTCGTCGTCGACAACGGATCGACCGACGGAACGGCCGCCGTCGCAGCGTCCCACGGCTGCCGCGTCGTCGCCGAGCCGCGCCGCGGCTACGGGAGCGCCTGCCTCGCCGGGCTCGCCGCCCTGGCTTCGACCGTCCCGCCGCCGGACGTCGTCGCGTTCGTCGACGCGGACCACTCCGACCACTCGGAGGAGCTCATACAGCTCCTCCTCCCGATCGAGAGCGGCGAGGCCGACCTCGTCGTCGGTTCGCGCGCGGCGGGACGCGCGGAGCGGGGCGCGCTCCTCCCGCAGCAGCGCGCCGGCAACCGCGTGGCGGCCCACCTCATCCGCGCGCTCTACGGTGTCCGCGTCACCGATCTCGGGCCGTTCCGCGCGATCCGATGGCCGTCGCTCGTCGCCCTCGGGATGGAGGACCGCGGCTACGGGTGGACGGCGGAGATGCAGGTCAAGGCGATCCGGCGCGGCCTGCGTTATCGCGAGGTTCCGGTCTCCTACCGGCGGCGGCTCGGACGCTCGAAGATCGCGGGGACGTGGCGCGGGACGATCGGGGCGGGGTGGAAGATCGTGATCACGATCCTCCGTTTTTCTCGTGGATCGTCTTGA
- a CDS encoding asparaginase, whose protein sequence is MALPSVLMIFTGGTISMKIVPGRGAVPARGGQELLETVPKIGTFARITCEDFDRLPGPHWTAARMMDLARRLDERLEGDAFDGAVVTHGTDTLEETAYLLDLVLRTDKPVVLTGAMKTADDAIWDGPGNLIASVRAVAGLRGRRVGVAAMMGETLHAARHVAKAHTESFGAFSSSQGGPLGELESEGLQLYAAPMRDERYDVAGLEADVALVTACVGADARPLRHAIADGAKGIVLEALGRGNVPPPMVPAIRDALAAGIPVVVASRCGHGRTGPTYGYEGGGLTLREAGAIFAGDLAAPKARIKLMVLLGAGYGLEKIRDAFERPPR, encoded by the coding sequence ATGGCGCTGCCGTCCGTTCTCATGATCTTCACCGGCGGGACGATCTCCATGAAGATCGTTCCCGGCCGCGGCGCCGTCCCCGCGCGCGGCGGGCAGGAGCTCCTCGAGACCGTTCCGAAGATCGGGACGTTCGCGCGCATCACGTGCGAGGACTTCGACCGCCTGCCCGGCCCGCACTGGACGGCGGCGCGGATGATGGACCTCGCGCGGCGGCTCGACGAGCGCCTCGAGGGCGACGCGTTCGACGGCGCGGTCGTCACGCACGGGACCGACACGCTCGAGGAGACGGCGTACCTCCTCGACCTCGTCCTCCGTACGGACAAGCCGGTCGTCCTCACCGGCGCCATGAAGACCGCCGACGACGCGATCTGGGACGGCCCGGGAAATCTCATCGCGTCGGTTCGCGCGGTGGCCGGCCTCCGCGGACGGCGCGTCGGCGTCGCGGCGATGATGGGCGAGACGCTCCACGCGGCGCGTCACGTCGCCAAGGCGCACACCGAGTCGTTCGGCGCGTTCTCGTCGAGCCAGGGCGGGCCGCTCGGCGAGCTGGAGAGCGAAGGGCTGCAGCTCTACGCCGCGCCGATGCGGGACGAGCGCTACGACGTCGCCGGGCTCGAGGCCGACGTCGCGCTCGTGACGGCGTGCGTCGGCGCCGATGCGCGCCCGCTGCGGCACGCGATCGCGGACGGCGCCAAGGGGATCGTCCTCGAGGCGCTCGGCCGCGGCAACGTTCCGCCGCCGATGGTGCCCGCGATCCGTGACGCGCTGGCGGCCGGAATCCCGGTCGTCGTCGCGAGCCGCTGCGGCCACGGCCGCACGGGCCCGACCTACGGCTACGAGGGGGGCGGTCTCACGCTCCGCGAGGCGGGGGCGATCTTCGCCGGCGACCTCGCGGCGCCGAAGGCGCGGATCAAGCTGATGGTGCTGCTCGGCGCGGGGTACGGTCTCGAGAAGATCCGGGACGCGTTCGAGCGCCCCCCACGGTGA
- the greA gene encoding transcription elongation factor GreA, which translates to MKEARAKLEEELKLLERELTIELPREIKTAVAMGDLRENAEYHAALDRQRFVRARIGQLRTRLSELGTMNLDRIPKDRVGLGSTVVLNDLDAGDEVTYELVIPEMADLDKGLVSIASPIGRGLIGRKDGETVTIEIPSGKRRFEILELKTIHEKNGGS; encoded by the coding sequence GTGAAAGAGGCGCGCGCCAAACTCGAGGAGGAGCTCAAGCTGCTCGAGCGCGAGCTGACGATCGAGCTGCCCCGCGAGATCAAGACCGCGGTCGCGATGGGCGACCTCCGCGAGAACGCCGAGTACCACGCCGCGCTCGACCGGCAGCGGTTCGTCCGCGCCCGCATCGGCCAGCTCCGGACCCGCCTCTCCGAGCTCGGCACGATGAACCTCGACCGGATCCCGAAGGACCGCGTCGGCCTAGGCTCGACGGTCGTCTTGAACGACCTCGACGCGGGCGACGAAGTCACCTACGAGCTCGTCATCCCAGAGATGGCCGACCTCGACAAGGGGCTCGTCTCGATCGCGTCGCCGATCGGCCGCGGCCTCATCGGCAGGAAGGACGGGGAGACGGTCACCATCGAGATCCCGTCGGGAAAGAGGCGCTTCGAGATCCTCGAGCTCAAGACGATCCACGAGAAAAACGGAGGATCGTGA